From endosymbiont of Galathealinum brachiosum, one genomic window encodes:
- a CDS encoding tRNA uridine-5-carboxymethylaminomethyl(34) synthesis enzyme MnmG yields the protein MFYNESYDVIVIGGGHAGTEAALAAARMGSKTLLLTHNIETLGIMSCNPAIGGIGKGHLVKEIDAMGGIMAKAADKGGIQFRTLNSSKGPAVRATRAQADRQLYRQAIRIALETQPNLSIFQQAVEDLIIENDQVVGVVTQMGLNFKCKSAILTVGTFLDGLIHIGQSNHSGGRAGDPPSISLSKRLRDLPFRVSRLKTGTPPRIDTRSIDYSDLQEQPGDTPTPVFSITGTVEDHPRQISCHITHTNANTHDIIRGGLDRSPMYSGVIEGVGPRYCPSIEDKVVRFADKDSHQIFIEPEGLNSFEVYPNGISTSLPFDVQMDLVRSMKGFENAFITRPGYAIEYDFFDPRDLKPSLETRFINGLYFAGQINGTTGYEEAAAQGMTAAINASLKIQEKDAWSPRRDQAYIGVLVDDLITNGTQEPYRMFTSRAEYRLLLREDNADLRLSETAHEMGLLSEYQWQLFNEKREAIEQEQQRLKDMWIQPTSNAAKSLEAVLAKPLSKESRALDLLKRPEMDYEKLTQVAEIGPAVSDARVAEQVQIQVKYEGYLNRQKEEIEKARRYEDKNIPEKIEYDQVKGLSNEVRQKLIDHRPATLGQAGRISGVTPAAISLLLVHLKKKS from the coding sequence ATGTTCTATAACGAATCCTACGATGTAATTGTGATTGGCGGTGGCCATGCGGGCACAGAGGCCGCGCTGGCAGCTGCTCGTATGGGATCAAAAACACTGTTACTCACCCATAATATTGAAACACTAGGCATAATGAGCTGTAATCCGGCTATCGGGGGCATCGGTAAAGGGCATTTGGTTAAAGAAATTGATGCCATGGGTGGCATTATGGCGAAAGCGGCGGATAAGGGCGGCATCCAGTTTCGCACCTTAAATAGCAGCAAAGGCCCCGCAGTTCGTGCGACCCGTGCACAGGCTGATCGTCAGTTATATCGTCAGGCGATTCGCATTGCGCTTGAAACTCAACCTAATCTGTCTATCTTTCAACAGGCGGTAGAAGACCTGATTATTGAAAATGACCAGGTTGTGGGTGTGGTTACACAAATGGGGCTTAATTTTAAATGTAAATCTGCCATATTAACGGTAGGTACATTTCTGGATGGCTTGATTCATATTGGTCAAAGCAATCATTCTGGTGGACGTGCAGGTGATCCGCCTTCAATTTCATTATCAAAACGCCTGCGTGATTTACCTTTTAGAGTGAGTCGTTTAAAAACCGGTACGCCACCGCGTATTGATACCCGGTCTATTGATTATAGTGACTTACAGGAGCAGCCCGGTGATACACCAACGCCTGTATTTTCAATAACCGGTACAGTTGAGGATCATCCGCGACAGATTTCCTGTCATATCACCCATACTAATGCCAATACACATGACATTATTCGAGGTGGTTTAGATCGCTCACCAATGTATTCTGGTGTGATAGAAGGGGTTGGTCCAAGATACTGTCCGTCAATTGAAGATAAAGTGGTGCGTTTTGCGGATAAAGATTCACACCAGATATTTATTGAGCCGGAAGGTTTAAACAGTTTTGAAGTTTATCCAAACGGCATTTCAACCAGTTTACCTTTCGATGTACAAATGGATCTTGTGCGATCAATGAAAGGGTTTGAAAATGCGTTTATAACACGCCCCGGTTATGCCATTGAATATGATTTCTTTGACCCCCGTGATTTAAAGCCAAGTTTAGAAACACGATTTATAAATGGTTTATATTTTGCGGGTCAGATCAATGGAACAACCGGTTATGAAGAAGCCGCAGCACAGGGTATGACGGCGGCCATTAATGCCAGCTTAAAGATTCAGGAAAAAGATGCCTGGTCACCGAGAAGAGATCAGGCATACATTGGTGTACTAGTTGATGACTTAATCACGAATGGTACGCAGGAGCCTTATCGCATGTTTACATCACGCGCGGAATATAGATTATTATTACGTGAAGATAATGCAGATTTACGTTTGTCAGAAACCGCGCATGAAATGGGTTTATTAAGTGAATATCAGTGGCAATTATTTAATGAAAAACGTGAAGCGATTGAACAAGAGCAACAGCGTTTAAAAGACATGTGGATTCAACCCACATCAAATGCAGCAAAATCATTGGAAGCGGTTTTAGCCAAGCCTTTAAGTAAAGAATCACGTGCACTGGATTTACTCAAGCGCCCTGAAATGGATTATGAAAAACTCACACAGGTTGCAGAAATTGGCCCTGCCGTGAGTGATGCAAGAGTTGCTGAACAGGTTCAGATTCAGGTTAAATATGAAGGTTATTTAAACCGTCAAAAAGAAGAGATTGAAAAAGCACGACGTTACGAAGATAAAAATATTCCTGAAAAAATTGAGTATGATCAGGTAAAAGGCCTGTCGAATGAAGTGCGTCAGAAACTGATTGATCATCGTCCAGCAACGCTGGGGCAGGCGGGTAGAATATCGGGTGTAACACCCGCGGCAATTTCACTTTTATTAGTCCATCTTAAAAAGAAATCATAA